The Roseofilum capinflatum BLCC-M114 genome window below encodes:
- a CDS encoding permease yields MTQFKTAFTIFLSLIVEAFPFLLLGVLLSSALLFLVDERKLLNLIPKHPLLGALAGSAIGFLFPVCECGNVPVARRFLLQGFPPSVAVGFLLAAPTINPVVIWSTWTAFRDQPELVVFRVIFSLLIATGIAWIFSSQADLRPMLQPGMVRLMPAADSSGSNFNSDFDEEKDESLSLLQSGTYILGEQGKRVRLDESSWDATQLSQDLVKQPWSYRGRLFMDNTLQELRELGGVLVIGSAIAAIIQVGMPRDLILAVGTGPVSSIVAMMILGAVVSICSTVDAFFALSFASTFTSASLLAFLVFGPMIDIKSVGLMLSMFKPRPIIYLLVLAAQLTFVLTFLYHMVD; encoded by the coding sequence ATGACTCAGTTCAAAACTGCCTTTACCATCTTTTTAAGCCTCATTGTTGAAGCTTTTCCCTTTCTGTTGCTGGGAGTCTTGCTTTCTAGCGCCCTTCTCTTTTTGGTTGATGAGCGCAAACTCCTCAACTTGATTCCCAAACACCCCTTACTCGGAGCGTTGGCAGGAAGCGCCATTGGCTTTCTATTTCCGGTGTGTGAATGTGGCAATGTCCCCGTTGCTCGCCGGTTCTTGCTTCAGGGATTTCCCCCTTCTGTGGCAGTGGGCTTTTTGCTGGCTGCACCAACGATTAATCCGGTGGTGATTTGGTCAACTTGGACTGCATTTCGAGACCAACCGGAATTGGTTGTCTTTCGGGTTATCTTTTCCCTACTGATTGCCACAGGAATTGCTTGGATTTTTAGTTCACAAGCGGATTTGCGCCCCATGTTGCAACCAGGAATGGTGCGTTTAATGCCTGCTGCTGATTCTAGCGGTTCTAATTTTAATTCTGACTTTGATGAAGAGAAAGATGAATCCTTGTCCCTCTTGCAATCGGGAACCTATATTCTTGGCGAACAGGGGAAACGGGTACGCCTGGATGAGTCAAGTTGGGACGCAACCCAATTATCTCAGGATTTGGTTAAACAGCCTTGGTCTTATCGCGGACGCTTGTTTATGGACAATACGCTGCAAGAGTTACGGGAGTTGGGGGGAGTGTTAGTGATTGGCAGTGCGATCGCCGCTATCATTCAAGTAGGAATGCCCCGCGATCTCATCTTAGCGGTCGGTACAGGCCCTGTCAGCTCAATTGTTGCCATGATGATTTTAGGCGCAGTGGTCTCCATTTGTTCCACCGTTGATGCCTTTTTTGCCCTCTCCTTTGCTTCCACATTTACCAGCGCCTCATTACTGGCTTTCCTGGTCTTTGGGCCCATGATTGATATCAAAAGTGTGGGGCTGATGTTGTCCATGTTTAAACCCAGGCCTATCATCTATTTATTGGTTTTAGCCGCCCAGTTAACCTTTGTGTTGACGTTCTTATATCACATGGTGGATTAA
- a CDS encoding TIGR03943 family putative permease subunit, translating to MMNKLSLPQRWLPTLDVVTTGLWGFLLIKLWISGELNLLIHPAYHWLIVIAGICLLGLSAVKGGQLWKHYQKRLVDRPRNSGGLKEHVTLLPQGFSCYLLLFTAIVGLTVRPQAFTSETALKRGVNDFIPTTEITPQSFTTVTRPEDKSLVEWVRTLNVYPEPDAYTGQKVQVSGFVIHPPDFPPEYSLVARFIITCCAADAYPIGLPLKFPESGETYAQDSWIEVKGEMATEVLNEERRLVIVAQEVQPIPEPRNPYNY from the coding sequence ATGATGAATAAATTAAGTTTGCCTCAACGTTGGCTGCCCACATTAGATGTGGTTACCACGGGATTATGGGGATTTTTATTAATCAAATTATGGATCAGTGGAGAACTGAATTTACTGATTCATCCAGCCTACCATTGGCTGATCGTTATCGCTGGAATCTGTTTACTTGGACTCAGTGCAGTCAAGGGAGGGCAACTGTGGAAACATTACCAAAAACGTTTGGTTGACCGTCCTCGAAATTCGGGTGGTTTGAAGGAGCATGTTACCCTATTACCCCAGGGTTTCAGTTGCTATCTGTTGTTGTTTACAGCAATTGTTGGTCTAACGGTTAGACCCCAAGCGTTTACTTCTGAAACGGCTTTGAAACGAGGAGTGAATGATTTTATCCCAACTACGGAAATTACACCCCAGTCATTTACAACTGTGACAAGACCAGAGGATAAATCTTTGGTGGAATGGGTGAGGACTTTGAATGTGTATCCCGAACCGGATGCCTATACGGGGCAAAAGGTACAGGTAAGCGGGTTTGTCATTCATCCTCCAGATTTTCCCCCCGAATATAGTTTGGTTGCTCGGTTTATTATTACCTGTTGCGCGGCAGATGCTTATCCGATTGGTTTACCGCTTAAGTTTCCGGAATCTGGCGAAACCTATGCCCAAGATAGTTGGATTGAAGTAAAAGGGGAAATGGCGACAGAAGTTTTAAATGAGGAGCGCAGGTTAGTGATTGTTGCCCAAGAAGTTCAGCCGATTCCTGAACCTAGAAATCCTTATAACTATTAA
- a CDS encoding NAD(P)/FAD-dependent oxidoreductase, with protein MTDVVVIGAGLGGLPAVHELRSLLPKSDRVTLISDHSHFTFIPGLIRVALDMASLESIQIDLEPHLKRLGIEWINHKVIDLNPHTQTITVEGGQTINYDYVAIATGASFAFDAISGLGPHGGYTQSVCTPDHAIHAREAWLKYLENPGPMVVGAMPGAGCFGPAYEFLLMADWELRRRGLRDQVTLTYVTPEPYIGHLGVNDVKNAQEYTSELLEERGIQTITNAEITHISPDTVTLRTGEQLPFSYSMILPAFRGATFLQQLPDIANAKGFIPVTPTYRHRDFPSVYALGVAVALDQPDQTPIPIGLPKSGAMTEAMAVAVAHNIGVASGAISAPFQRPTLESVCLAEYGDTGIVYVAIPVLPDPSLGERQNSYALKGHWVVWAKELLEYYFIVKMKWGLGVPWFERLGLRILFQVNIAKPYIEPQFMTNG; from the coding sequence ATGACAGACGTTGTGGTAATTGGTGCAGGTTTAGGTGGACTGCCAGCAGTACATGAATTACGCAGCTTACTACCCAAGAGCGATCGCGTCACCCTCATTAGCGATCACTCCCACTTTACCTTTATCCCTGGATTAATCCGAGTCGCCCTAGATATGGCTTCTCTGGAGTCCATTCAAATCGATCTCGAACCCCATCTCAAACGTTTAGGCATTGAATGGATTAACCACAAAGTCATCGATCTCAACCCCCATACCCAAACCATTACCGTAGAAGGCGGGCAAACCATTAATTATGATTATGTAGCGATCGCCACCGGAGCCTCCTTCGCCTTTGACGCAATCTCTGGCCTCGGCCCCCACGGAGGCTACACCCAATCCGTTTGTACCCCCGATCACGCCATCCATGCACGAGAAGCCTGGTTAAAATATTTAGAAAACCCCGGGCCCATGGTTGTCGGAGCCATGCCCGGAGCGGGCTGTTTTGGCCCCGCCTACGAATTCCTCCTCATGGCAGATTGGGAATTACGCCGTCGAGGATTACGCGATCAAGTCACCCTCACCTATGTCACCCCAGAACCCTACATCGGTCACCTCGGCGTAAATGATGTCAAAAACGCCCAAGAATACACCAGCGAATTGCTCGAAGAACGGGGCATCCAAACCATTACCAATGCCGAAATTACCCACATTAGCCCAGACACCGTTACCCTGAGAACCGGTGAACAACTCCCCTTCAGCTACTCCATGATATTACCCGCCTTCCGGGGAGCCACATTCCTGCAACAACTCCCAGACATTGCCAACGCCAAAGGCTTTATTCCCGTAACCCCCACCTATCGCCATCGGGACTTTCCCTCCGTCTATGCCCTAGGAGTAGCCGTTGCTCTCGACCAACCCGATCAAACCCCCATTCCCATCGGTTTACCCAAAAGTGGAGCCATGACCGAAGCCATGGCCGTAGCTGTAGCCCATAATATTGGTGTAGCCAGTGGAGCCATTTCCGCTCCCTTCCAGCGCCCTACCCTAGAATCCGTTTGTTTAGCCGAATATGGAGATACAGGCATTGTCTATGTCGCCATTCCAGTATTGCCCGATCCGAGTTTAGGAGAGCGCCAAAACTCCTATGCTCTTAAAGGCCATTGGGTCGTTTGGGCCAAGGAACTCCTGGAATATTACTTTATAGTGAAAATGAAATGGGGTTTAGGAGTGCCCTGGTTTGAACGCTTGGGACTGCGGATATTATTCCAAGTCAATATTGCCAAACCCTACATCGAACCCCAATTCATGACTAATGGGTAG
- a CDS encoding pentapeptide repeat-containing protein: METQELLNRYRQGERDFAHVDLSGAHLSGANLRQIDLTGADLTGANLTWVSLNEANLTGACFRHADLSNGVLTSSQLKGCNFSGANLTKADLRLSRIQEAELNWATLTEADLTSADLQNSTLDQINLERAKLTSVNLSQTELMEANLRQANLTGANLTGANLRESHLEEANLRNAILVEVNLTEANLLNCCLRSANLSRADLHRVILTGADLSDAMLDYADLSRADLAGAYLLKTSFKNSHLLRTNLEDVYLLQGNLSHANLRGSNLRRADLSGSYLSDANLGETDLTDALLLETRLIRTILDGCNLTGACIQNWKIEGVDLSKVICRYLWRQYNFTTKSPTSRYPVNRDFEAGELGQEYQESSTTIEVLFNEPPNWEVLILTLAELQQENLELHLTIESYVPMDHQYLLRLLANHVVNAKILSEQILNLYPEVKERFTLCRQQLLSLLKHPTLPESRPVVNPSPPPPPPPKPMLDRQQQLYQETSKQIKSILFSQLPEQFVANIERLLNYLKEEGIALEQLQKKVIVSAIVQRAQQDEAFRNSLIQWEKKASPEMRVSMMGKSVRVAIAILWKKQKQENSSE, encoded by the coding sequence ATGGAAACACAAGAGCTACTCAATCGCTATCGACAAGGAGAACGGGATTTTGCCCATGTAGACCTCAGTGGCGCTCACCTCAGTGGCGCAAATTTACGTCAAATTGATTTGACTGGGGCTGATTTAACCGGAGCCAATTTAACGTGGGTATCCCTTAATGAAGCCAATCTTACAGGAGCCTGTTTTCGACATGCAGATTTAAGTAATGGGGTTCTAACCAGTAGTCAATTAAAGGGTTGTAATTTCAGTGGAGCAAATTTAACGAAGGCAGATTTACGCTTATCTCGAATCCAGGAAGCAGAACTTAATTGGGCAACCCTCACAGAAGCGGATTTGACCAGTGCCGATTTACAAAATTCGACGTTAGATCAAATTAATTTGGAACGGGCAAAGCTAACGAGTGTCAATTTAAGCCAAACCGAGTTAATGGAAGCGAATCTGCGCCAGGCGAATTTAACGGGGGCGAATTTAACGGGAGCGAATTTACGGGAGAGTCATTTAGAGGAGGCCAATTTACGCAATGCGATTTTGGTCGAGGTGAATTTAACCGAGGCCAATTTACTTAACTGTTGTTTGCGATCGGCCAATTTAAGTCGAGCTGATTTACATCGAGTGATTCTTACAGGGGCAGATTTAAGTGATGCCATGTTAGATTATGCTGATTTGAGTCGGGCGGATTTGGCCGGAGCATATTTACTGAAAACAAGTTTTAAGAATTCTCATTTATTGCGGACGAATTTAGAAGATGTTTATCTGTTGCAAGGAAATTTAAGTCATGCCAATTTACGGGGGTCGAATCTCAGACGGGCAGATTTAAGTGGATCGTATTTGAGTGATGCCAATTTGGGAGAAACGGATCTGACCGATGCTCTGTTATTGGAAACTCGCCTGATTCGGACAATTTTAGATGGTTGTAATTTAACGGGTGCGTGTATCCAAAATTGGAAAATTGAGGGAGTTGATTTATCTAAGGTAATCTGTCGCTATTTGTGGAGACAATATAATTTTACGACGAAAAGTCCTACCAGTCGCTATCCAGTAAATCGAGATTTTGAGGCGGGAGAACTGGGGCAAGAGTATCAAGAAAGTAGTACGACGATTGAGGTTTTGTTTAATGAGCCGCCCAATTGGGAAGTTTTGATTTTGACCTTGGCAGAATTGCAACAGGAAAATTTAGAGCTGCATTTAACGATTGAATCCTATGTGCCGATGGATCATCAGTATTTGTTAAGGTTATTAGCGAATCATGTGGTGAATGCCAAAATACTTTCTGAACAGATTTTAAATTTGTATCCGGAAGTTAAGGAACGGTTTACACTGTGTCGCCAGCAATTATTGAGTCTTTTGAAACATCCCACTTTACCGGAATCTCGACCAGTGGTGAATCCGAGTCCCCCACCTCCTCCCCCTCCAAAGCCGATGCTCGATCGCCAACAACAACTCTATCAGGAGACCTCGAAGCAGATTAAGTCGATTCTGTTTTCCCAACTGCCGGAGCAGTTTGTAGCCAATATTGAACGGTTGTTAAATTATTTGAAAGAGGAAGGTATTGCTCTAGAGCAGCTCCAGAAAAAGGTGATTGTATCTGCCATTGTCCAGAGAGCGCAACAGGATGAGGCGTTTCGCAATAGCTTGATTCAGTGGGAAAAGAAGGCTTCCCCAGAAATGCGGGTTTCCATGATGGGGAAGTCGGTGCGGGTGGCGATCGCCATTTTATGGAAAAAGCAGAAGCAGGAAAACTCATCCGAGTAA
- a CDS encoding GumC family protein — protein MTSPLIKKYKLAFEKYWLAIPIGLMVGALGGGGFAVLQPPQGLPSYKFQSVLQITTPPVTISETGTAIQAQSQKLEENAEELLLTGEVLETVANHPKIQISPRELQKAASIRDNSRTPSLLYVSVTWDNRSHGRQITDVLVQEVIQQSRRLNTSRLRSIIQTLNERLPKVVEELRKAENELEIFIRQTEFAEIKRTQLPGAITQNEQQQRQLELQIETVGTQMGSLQRQLGLNPDQAYASAALSADPIIQRLRGQLYELESQELLLSQTLRPDNPQMVELRRQLSSAENLLTARAAEVIGGDGLAAPLRSGEQIRKDSSLDPARQAIAQELVGLKTQKETLEKELAVAKTIAAELKQEYAGLPNTQAERARLEQQVVLTKQFYDTIQAKLIDAQTAEAETVGNLNIAQPPRLAETITPPAPLPILLLLPAGAVGGTILGAAAIFGLGMVFATTMQTVEDIQAFVTEREVEILGILPFVEEWDTSGAEVPLMLSRHSPYLDSYERFRSTLRQVEEKPKVVLVTSGDRQEGKSVTAYNLAIASARAGKRTLLVEADLRNSSNAHNLNVVPDPDTHLEPLRYYSQISDCIRLVPNIENLYIVPSFGPYQYAAAVVESAEMRLLLEDARKRFDFVVVDASALNVCNDPLILERYTDGVILVTRAGYTISDHLADKIDLLEESEDYSLLGIVINAEEMNIQPLPPPAIETPDLNGDLESEAILNEGNGSHAFPGNGHNGHNGHNGHNGHNGNGKAPTPRPGEKSTKR, from the coding sequence ATGACTTCACCCCTGATCAAAAAATATAAACTTGCCTTTGAAAAATATTGGTTAGCGATTCCCATTGGCCTGATGGTAGGGGCGCTTGGGGGTGGAGGATTTGCAGTGCTTCAACCCCCCCAAGGTCTTCCCAGTTATAAATTTCAATCGGTCTTGCAAATCACTACACCTCCAGTAACGATCTCCGAAACGGGAACCGCTATCCAGGCCCAAAGCCAAAAGCTCGAAGAGAACGCCGAAGAATTGCTCTTAACCGGTGAAGTCTTAGAAACGGTTGCCAATCATCCCAAAATTCAGATTAGCCCTAGGGAATTGCAGAAAGCGGCTTCAATTCGGGACAATAGCCGAACCCCTTCCCTACTCTATGTGTCGGTAACTTGGGATAATCGATCCCATGGCAGACAAATTACGGATGTGTTGGTGCAAGAGGTGATTCAACAAAGCCGTCGCCTCAATACGAGTCGCTTGCGCTCTATTATTCAAACTCTCAATGAGCGCTTACCCAAGGTGGTTGAAGAGCTGCGTAAAGCGGAAAATGAGCTAGAAATATTTATTCGGCAAACGGAATTTGCTGAAATTAAACGGACTCAGTTGCCAGGCGCAATTACGCAAAATGAACAGCAGCAGCGACAGTTGGAATTGCAAATTGAAACGGTGGGGACTCAGATGGGGAGTTTGCAACGACAGTTGGGCTTGAATCCGGATCAAGCTTATGCCTCAGCCGCCTTAAGTGCCGATCCAATTATTCAACGGTTGCGGGGTCAGTTATATGAGTTAGAGTCTCAGGAGTTGTTGCTCAGTCAAACCCTGCGGCCGGATAATCCGCAAATGGTGGAGTTAAGGCGACAATTGTCCTCAGCAGAGAATTTGTTAACGGCGCGAGCGGCTGAGGTGATCGGGGGCGATGGATTAGCGGCTCCTTTGAGAAGTGGCGAGCAAATTCGTAAGGATAGTAGCCTCGATCCGGCTCGGCAGGCGATCGCCCAAGAATTGGTAGGACTGAAAACCCAGAAAGAAACCTTAGAGAAAGAATTGGCAGTCGCCAAAACCATTGCCGCAGAATTGAAACAAGAATATGCTGGGTTGCCCAATACTCAAGCAGAACGGGCGAGATTAGAACAACAGGTGGTCTTGACCAAACAGTTTTATGACACCATTCAAGCTAAACTGATTGACGCTCAAACCGCCGAAGCGGAAACCGTAGGGAATTTAAACATTGCCCAACCTCCCCGACTGGCGGAAACGATTACTCCTCCAGCACCTTTACCGATTCTGCTGCTCCTACCGGCTGGAGCAGTTGGGGGCACAATTTTAGGCGCAGCAGCTATCTTTGGCTTGGGTATGGTCTTCGCTACCACTATGCAAACCGTGGAAGATATTCAAGCCTTTGTTACGGAGCGGGAAGTCGAAATTTTGGGAATTTTACCCTTTGTGGAAGAGTGGGATACTTCCGGAGCAGAAGTGCCGCTTATGCTCTCTCGCCATTCCCCCTATTTGGATAGTTATGAACGGTTCCGCTCTACATTGCGGCAAGTGGAAGAAAAACCGAAAGTGGTCTTGGTTACCAGTGGCGATCGCCAGGAAGGAAAAAGTGTCACCGCCTATAATTTGGCGATCGCCTCCGCCAGAGCCGGAAAACGTACCCTCCTCGTCGAAGCAGACCTACGCAACTCCTCCAACGCCCACAACCTCAACGTTGTCCCCGATCCCGATACTCACTTAGAACCCCTGCGCTACTACAGCCAAATTAGCGACTGCATTCGCCTGGTTCCCAACATTGAAAACCTCTACATTGTCCCCAGTTTCGGCCCCTATCAATATGCAGCCGCCGTCGTCGAATCCGCAGAAATGCGCCTTCTGCTCGAAGATGCCCGTAAACGGTTTGATTTTGTCGTAGTTGACGCTTCTGCCCTCAATGTCTGTAACGATCCTCTGATTTTAGAGCGCTATACCGATGGCGTAATCCTCGTTACCCGTGCCGGCTATACCATCAGCGACCATCTAGCCGATAAAATTGACCTTCTAGAAGAATCCGAGGACTACAGCTTATTGGGCATTGTTATTAATGCAGAGGAAATGAACATCCAGCCCCTACCTCCACCAGCGATCGAAACCCCCGATCTCAATGGAGACCTTGAGTCTGAAGCTATCCTGAATGAGGGGAATGGCAGTCATGCCTTCCCAGGTAATGGTCATAATGGTCATAATGGTCATAATGGTCATAATGGCCATAATGGTAATGGCAAAGCTCCAACACCACGACCTGGAGAAAAAAGCACAAAACGATAA